A genomic region of Hyalangium gracile contains the following coding sequences:
- a CDS encoding DUF2270 domain-containing protein, translating to MRVNNRDKNGLETLTLSDTAMAQLYRGELGRSDKWRTRLDTTTNWALTTTAAVISFGFANQSSPHVTFLVGIWMVISFLLIEARRYRYYDLWNRRVRLLEDGYWAPILRHEPVDPDALRELAAEMSRPQIHLSLFSAISTRLNRAYGPILIVLLLSWFVKVYSHPQPPDSFGEFVERAHVGPVSGGVVMGIVAVLSLLAAYLFISSYFVRAPLGELRPRHRSRRSALLESFYRPYAVRRPRRSRTPQASRPPDSTPPIIPPPH from the coding sequence ATGCGAGTCAACAACCGGGACAAGAACGGGCTCGAGACGCTCACGCTCTCCGACACGGCCATGGCCCAGCTCTACCGTGGCGAGCTGGGCCGCTCGGACAAGTGGCGCACCCGCCTGGACACGACGACCAACTGGGCGCTGACGACCACGGCCGCCGTCATCTCCTTCGGCTTCGCCAACCAGAGCAGCCCCCACGTGACGTTCCTGGTGGGCATCTGGATGGTCATCTCGTTCCTGCTCATCGAGGCGCGCCGCTACCGGTACTACGACTTGTGGAACCGGCGGGTGCGCCTGCTCGAGGACGGGTACTGGGCCCCCATCCTCCGCCACGAGCCGGTGGACCCGGACGCCCTGCGCGAGCTGGCCGCGGAGATGTCCCGGCCGCAGATCCACCTCTCCCTGTTCTCGGCCATCTCCACGCGCCTCAACCGCGCCTACGGGCCCATCCTCATCGTCCTGCTGCTCAGCTGGTTCGTGAAGGTGTACAGCCACCCGCAGCCCCCGGACTCCTTCGGCGAGTTCGTGGAGCGGGCCCACGTGGGCCCGGTGAGCGGTGGCGTCGTGATGGGCATCGTGGCCGTGCTGTCCCTGCTGGCGGCCTATCTGTTCATCTCCTCATACTTCGTCCGCGCGCCACTGGGCGAGTTGCGGCCCCGCCACCGCTCCCGCCGCTCGGCGCTGCTGGAGTCGTTCTACCGGCCCTACGCGGTGCGCCGGCCGCGCCGCAGCCGGACGCCCCAGGCCTCCCGCCCGCCGGACAGCACGCCGCCGATCATCCCCCCGCCCCACTGA
- a CDS encoding isocitrate dehydrogenase (NAD(+)), whose product MANRTVTIINGDGIGPEVMAATIRVLEALKLPLDYEYKDAGTEVIAKYGTNLPHETVEAVLRSGVALKGPTGTVVGGGMPSANVGLRKRLDLYSSLRPVKSVPSVKTRYENVDLIVVRENTESLYAGLEHIIVPGVVESLKIITEKASTRIARFAFEYAKKNGRKKVTSVHKANIMKLSDGLFLDCTRKVGREFPEIQYEEVIIDNLCMQLVKDPTRFDVLVLENLYGDIVSDLCAGLVGGLGVVPGANIGERTAVFEAVHGTAPDIAGKGIANPTALMMSAVMMLDWLGLRDESKRMENAIQKVYTEGKVRTGDLGGSANTREFTDAIIAAL is encoded by the coding sequence ATGGCGAACCGCACTGTCACGATCATCAATGGCGACGGCATCGGCCCCGAAGTGATGGCGGCCACCATCCGGGTCCTCGAGGCCCTCAAGCTCCCGCTCGACTACGAGTACAAGGACGCGGGAACGGAAGTCATCGCCAAGTACGGCACCAACCTCCCGCACGAGACGGTGGAGGCGGTGCTGCGCAGCGGCGTGGCCCTCAAGGGCCCCACCGGCACCGTGGTGGGCGGCGGCATGCCGTCGGCCAACGTGGGCCTGCGCAAGCGGCTGGACCTGTACTCCTCGCTGCGCCCCGTCAAGAGCGTGCCCAGCGTGAAGACGCGCTACGAGAACGTGGACCTCATCGTGGTGCGCGAGAACACCGAGAGCCTCTACGCCGGCCTGGAGCACATCATCGTCCCGGGCGTCGTCGAGTCGCTGAAGATCATCACCGAGAAGGCCTCCACCCGCATCGCCCGCTTCGCCTTCGAGTACGCCAAGAAGAACGGCCGCAAGAAGGTGACCTCCGTCCACAAGGCCAACATCATGAAGCTGTCGGACGGCCTCTTCCTGGACTGCACCCGCAAGGTGGGCCGCGAGTTCCCGGAGATCCAGTACGAGGAGGTCATCATCGACAACCTCTGCATGCAGCTGGTGAAGGATCCGACGCGCTTCGACGTGCTGGTGCTGGAGAACCTCTACGGCGACATCGTCAGTGACTTGTGCGCCGGCCTGGTGGGCGGCCTGGGCGTGGTACCGGGCGCCAACATCGGCGAGCGCACCGCGGTGTTCGAGGCGGTGCACGGCACGGCCCCCGACATCGCCGGCAAGGGCATCGCCAACCCCACGGCGCTGATGATGTCTGCGGTAATGATGCTGGACTGGCTGGGCCTGCGCGACGAGTCCAAGCGCATGGAGAACGCCATCCAGAAGGTCTACACCGAGGGCAAGGTGCGCACCGGCGACCTGGGCGGCAGCGCCAACACGCGCGAGTTCACCGACGCCATCATCGCCGCGCTTTAA
- a CDS encoding glutathione peroxidase: protein MSFFELKTNRLNGKSENLADYKGKVLLVVNTASECGYTPQYAGLEKLWGSYKDKGVVVLGFPSNDFGGQEPGSSQEIARFCELRFKVSFPMFEKVKTKGEGQSPVYEFLARKHGAPKWNFHKYVVGKDGQVKAAFPSSVEPESPELKKALDSALAE, encoded by the coding sequence ATGTCCTTCTTTGAGCTGAAGACGAACCGCCTCAACGGCAAGTCGGAGAACCTCGCGGACTACAAGGGCAAGGTGCTCCTGGTGGTGAACACCGCCTCCGAGTGCGGCTACACGCCCCAGTACGCCGGGCTGGAGAAGCTCTGGGGCTCCTACAAGGACAAGGGCGTGGTGGTGCTCGGCTTCCCCTCCAATGACTTTGGCGGGCAGGAGCCGGGCTCCTCGCAGGAGATCGCCAGGTTCTGCGAGCTGCGCTTCAAGGTCTCCTTCCCCATGTTCGAGAAGGTGAAGACCAAGGGCGAGGGCCAGTCCCCCGTGTACGAGTTCCTCGCGCGCAAGCACGGCGCGCCCAAGTGGAACTTCCACAAGTACGTGGTGGGCAAGGATGGCCAGGTGAAGGCCGCCTTCCCCAGCTCCGTCGAGCCCGAGAGCCCCGAGCTGAAGAAGGCCCTCGACAGCGCCCTGGCGGAGTGA
- a CDS encoding peroxiredoxin family protein produces MAGLRERLARARDAWYRARQRWWIRWGVDLAVAALLFMAVMAWQTRNLPGAGTLAPDFQLRTLAGEQVRLSDLRGKPVLLAFWAPWCGVCKVESSTLSAVRRTVGDRAHVLTVAVAYEDEADVRRFVQEQGADYPVLLGESGLSRSFRVDRFPTTFILSPDGRIEQATVGYTTRLGLLWRLWRAS; encoded by the coding sequence ATGGCAGGGCTGCGCGAGCGGCTCGCGAGGGCGAGGGACGCCTGGTACCGGGCCCGCCAGCGGTGGTGGATTCGCTGGGGCGTGGACCTGGCCGTGGCGGCCCTCCTCTTCATGGCGGTGATGGCCTGGCAGACGCGCAACCTGCCCGGCGCCGGCACGCTCGCGCCCGACTTCCAGCTGCGCACCCTGGCCGGTGAGCAGGTCCGCCTGTCGGACCTGCGCGGCAAGCCGGTGCTGCTCGCCTTCTGGGCGCCCTGGTGCGGGGTGTGCAAGGTGGAGTCCTCCACGCTGTCCGCGGTGCGGCGCACGGTGGGGGACCGGGCCCATGTGCTCACCGTGGCCGTGGCCTACGAGGACGAGGCCGACGTGCGGCGCTTCGTCCAGGAGCAGGGCGCGGACTACCCGGTGCTGCTCGGCGAGTCCGGCCTGTCGCGCTCGTTCCGCGTGGACCGCTTCCCCACCACCTTCATCCTCTCTCCGGACGGCCGCATCGAGCAGGCGACCGTGGGCTACACCACGCGGCTGGGGCTGCTGTGGCGGCTGTGGCGCGCCTCCTGA
- a CDS encoding type 1 glutamine amidotransferase, whose product MRAVVFEHDEDAGVALLGPVLQQAGFTLVKRFRTTRREDVDAELVVVMGGHMGVYEADQHPFLREEIALLSERLANERPCLGICLGAQMLAAAAGSEVFLGKNGFEVGALPVRWTQDGLKDPVIAGVKPKTVVAHWHQDSYKPVPGATLLASTDRYTQQAFRLGKSYGFQFHMELGAADLERWLTTGNDSLTQRVKNVQELRTQLPKLKAAEAEIIELQHRLANHFAKAVR is encoded by the coding sequence ATGCGCGCGGTGGTCTTCGAGCACGATGAGGATGCGGGCGTAGCCCTGCTCGGACCGGTGTTGCAGCAGGCGGGTTTCACCCTCGTGAAGCGCTTCCGGACGACGCGCCGCGAGGACGTGGACGCCGAGCTGGTGGTGGTGATGGGCGGCCACATGGGCGTCTACGAGGCCGACCAGCACCCCTTCCTGCGCGAGGAGATCGCCCTGCTCTCCGAGCGGCTCGCCAACGAGCGGCCCTGCCTGGGCATCTGCCTGGGCGCCCAGATGCTCGCGGCGGCGGCCGGCTCGGAGGTGTTTTTGGGCAAGAACGGCTTCGAGGTGGGCGCCCTGCCCGTCCGGTGGACCCAGGACGGACTGAAGGACCCCGTGATTGCCGGCGTCAAGCCCAAGACGGTGGTGGCCCACTGGCACCAGGACTCCTACAAGCCCGTACCGGGCGCCACGCTCCTGGCCTCCACGGACCGGTACACGCAGCAGGCCTTCCGGCTCGGCAAGTCCTACGGCTTCCAGTTCCACATGGAGCTGGGCGCCGCGGACCTGGAGCGCTGGCTCACCACGGGGAACGACTCGCTCACCCAGCGCGTCAAGAATGTCCAGGAACTGCGCACGCAGCTTCCCAAGCTGAAGGCCGCCGAGGCGGAGATCATCGAGCTGCAGCACCGCCTCGCGAACCACTTCGCCAAGGCGGTGCGCTGA
- a CDS encoding ATP-binding protein — MGEVSPAQELAASGDGRASLTRAVGASRCEPPSGTVALVFTDVPSASRLWERCPEAMRAALELQEEVLRGVLERHSGYEVKTQSGSFMLAFASPVEAVRWCLDAQEALFEAPWPQELLAQPEAAEELGLRGFLHRGLRVRMGVHLGQPEPRVDARTGRVDYLGPVVNTAARVVAAGHGGQVLVSGTAWARISEEELGLHSARPLGAFRLRGIESPVALVEVLPASLSDRRFGMPLAARERQGNVPAVQSDLIGRSSELETLRRWFRAGHRLVTLLGPGGMGKTRLATHFGGLELESCAWDGGVWLCELEQARSAEALCHTVRQALGISPGRDEAAGDAVEQLGLALNDCGRVLIILDNLEQATRDGARILARWLALAPRARFLVTSRQELGLPEERLLDLGPLALPAAGETRLEVIARSEAVRLFVQRAREVRGSFALTAEEAPHVVDIVRRLDGIALAIELAAARTGVLGVGQLRERLSRRFELLRSGRRDASARQATLRGAIDWSWNLLEPAERAALAQCSVFRGGFTLEAAEAVLMLPAGSAEVRAVLQSLRARSLLRAQEEEGPGGEGRLAMYESIRQYAAERLQALGGEAELVSRHAEWHVALARGLRERVRGTGGAEALRRLALERENLLAACDSALAVVPATPRSVELALEALEALEPDILVRGPISLLLGRLERAIGLADSVAVASGRLAAILAVRGRLHLEAGHPESARADLEQARALLREGGDVAGEKRVLVDLSIVARHQGEVAAAWEFIQQAQRLSSGADRWLEAYARGHFGLLEQVRAGAEAALPHLTAARELFRAVGDMTLEVGFSTHCAVALSEAGRMAEAVAQVTEAMTRAASVGDQAGHTLARLHLGCFLLEEGRALDAREHLLVCVRMGRQLGVRGLEGKAMGELGRAEQALGRLAEARHWLAEAVSALREVARWHALRFAAHRAEVEASLGDQETALASFVALEEEPEVRANPLLRQLVTRLRAAAEASLSGRAPFSAAEAGQGPELVVPPAARADAGAPDPSA; from the coding sequence ATGGGTGAGGTGTCTCCAGCACAGGAGTTGGCCGCGTCGGGGGACGGCCGGGCCAGCCTCACGCGAGCGGTGGGGGCCTCGCGCTGCGAGCCACCGAGCGGGACGGTGGCGCTGGTCTTCACCGACGTACCGAGCGCCTCCCGGCTCTGGGAGCGGTGCCCGGAGGCGATGCGGGCCGCGCTCGAGCTTCAGGAAGAGGTGCTGCGAGGCGTGCTGGAGCGGCACTCCGGCTATGAGGTGAAGACACAGAGCGGCTCCTTCATGCTCGCGTTCGCGTCTCCGGTGGAGGCGGTGCGCTGGTGCCTGGATGCGCAGGAGGCGCTGTTCGAGGCGCCGTGGCCCCAGGAGCTCCTCGCGCAGCCCGAGGCGGCGGAGGAATTGGGCCTTCGAGGCTTCCTGCACCGGGGGCTGAGGGTCCGCATGGGCGTGCACCTCGGCCAGCCGGAGCCGCGCGTCGATGCGCGGACCGGGCGGGTGGACTACCTGGGCCCCGTGGTCAACACGGCGGCGCGCGTGGTGGCGGCGGGGCACGGCGGGCAGGTGCTGGTGAGCGGCACGGCCTGGGCTCGGATTTCGGAGGAGGAGCTGGGGCTGCACTCGGCTCGTCCGCTGGGAGCGTTCCGCCTGAGGGGCATCGAGAGCCCCGTCGCGCTGGTGGAGGTCCTCCCCGCCTCGCTGTCGGACAGGCGGTTCGGGATGCCGCTGGCGGCGCGCGAGCGGCAGGGCAACGTGCCGGCCGTGCAGTCCGACCTCATCGGCCGGAGCTCGGAGCTGGAGACGCTGCGGCGGTGGTTCCGCGCAGGGCATCGGCTCGTCACCCTCCTGGGCCCGGGGGGGATGGGGAAGACGCGGCTGGCCACCCACTTCGGCGGGCTGGAGCTGGAGTCCTGCGCCTGGGACGGCGGGGTGTGGCTGTGCGAGCTGGAGCAGGCCAGGAGCGCGGAGGCGCTCTGTCATACCGTTCGCCAGGCGCTCGGCATCTCTCCCGGGCGGGATGAGGCGGCGGGAGATGCGGTGGAGCAGCTGGGCCTGGCGCTCAACGACTGTGGGCGGGTGCTGATCATCCTCGACAACCTGGAGCAGGCCACCCGGGATGGGGCGCGGATCCTCGCGCGGTGGCTCGCGCTGGCGCCTCGCGCGCGCTTCCTGGTCACCTCGCGACAGGAGCTGGGGCTGCCCGAGGAGCGCCTGCTGGACCTGGGCCCGCTGGCGCTGCCGGCGGCGGGGGAGACACGGCTGGAGGTGATTGCCCGCTCGGAGGCGGTGCGCCTGTTCGTCCAGCGCGCCCGGGAGGTGCGAGGCAGCTTCGCGCTGACGGCCGAGGAGGCGCCGCACGTGGTGGACATCGTCCGTCGGCTCGACGGCATTGCCCTGGCCATCGAGCTGGCGGCGGCGCGCACGGGCGTGCTGGGCGTGGGGCAGCTGCGCGAGCGGCTGTCGCGCCGCTTCGAGCTGCTGCGCAGCGGGCGGCGGGATGCCTCGGCGCGCCAGGCCACGCTGCGCGGCGCCATCGACTGGTCCTGGAATCTGCTGGAGCCGGCCGAGCGGGCCGCGCTGGCCCAGTGCTCGGTGTTTCGCGGAGGCTTCACGCTGGAGGCCGCCGAGGCGGTGCTCATGCTGCCCGCGGGCTCGGCCGAGGTGAGGGCGGTGCTCCAGTCGCTGCGCGCCCGGTCGCTCCTGCGAGCCCAGGAGGAAGAAGGGCCTGGCGGAGAGGGACGCCTGGCGATGTACGAGAGCATTCGCCAGTACGCGGCGGAGCGGCTCCAGGCGCTCGGGGGCGAGGCCGAGCTGGTGTCCCGGCATGCCGAGTGGCACGTGGCGCTCGCGCGAGGCCTGCGGGAGCGGGTGCGCGGCACGGGAGGCGCGGAGGCGCTGCGCCGGCTCGCGCTGGAGCGGGAGAACCTGCTGGCCGCCTGTGACAGCGCCCTCGCCGTGGTGCCGGCCACTCCGCGCTCCGTGGAGCTGGCGCTGGAGGCGCTGGAGGCGCTGGAGCCGGACATCCTCGTCCGGGGGCCCATCAGCCTGCTGCTCGGTCGGCTGGAGCGGGCCATCGGGCTGGCCGACTCCGTGGCGGTGGCCTCGGGGCGCCTGGCCGCCATCCTCGCGGTCCGTGGCCGGCTCCACCTGGAGGCGGGCCATCCCGAGTCCGCGCGAGCCGATCTGGAGCAGGCCCGCGCCCTGCTGCGTGAAGGCGGAGACGTGGCCGGGGAGAAGCGGGTGCTGGTGGACCTGTCCATCGTGGCACGCCACCAGGGAGAGGTGGCGGCGGCCTGGGAGTTCATCCAGCAGGCGCAGCGGCTGTCGTCGGGAGCCGACCGATGGCTGGAGGCCTACGCGCGAGGCCACTTCGGGTTGCTGGAGCAGGTCCGCGCGGGAGCGGAGGCGGCCCTCCCCCACCTGACGGCCGCGCGGGAGCTGTTCCGCGCCGTGGGAGACATGACGCTGGAGGTGGGCTTCTCCACGCACTGCGCCGTGGCGCTCTCGGAAGCCGGGCGCATGGCCGAGGCGGTGGCGCAGGTGACGGAGGCGATGACTCGCGCCGCCAGCGTGGGCGATCAGGCGGGCCACACGCTCGCGCGGCTGCACCTCGGCTGCTTCCTGCTCGAGGAGGGCCGCGCCCTGGATGCGCGCGAGCACCTGCTGGTGTGCGTGCGTATGGGCAGACAGCTCGGCGTGCGCGGCCTGGAGGGCAAGGCGATGGGCGAGCTGGGCCGCGCCGAGCAGGCCCTGGGGCGGCTGGCGGAGGCGAGACACTGGCTGGCGGAGGCCGTCTCCGCGCTGCGGGAGGTGGCGCGGTGGCATGCGCTCCGGTTCGCCGCGCACCGGGCGGAGGTGGAGGCGAGCCTGGGAGACCAGGAGACGGCGCTGGCCAGCTTCGTGGCGCTGGAGGAGGAGCCCGAGGTCCGCGCCAACCCGCTGCTCCGCCAGCTCGTCACGCGGCTGCGCGCGGCGGCGGAGGCGAGCCTCTCGGGCCGTGCCCCCTTCAGCGCGGCGGAGGCAGGGCAGGGCCCGGAGCTCGTCGTACCCCCGGCAGCTCGAGCAGACGCTGGAGCACCTGATCCATCCGCGTGA
- a CDS encoding phytanoyl-CoA dioxygenase family protein, with the protein MSRADDFERQGFLVLPDFVPAASCDALKARAEELVAGFQPETISIFTTHEQTRTSDEYFLSSGDRIRFFFEEGAFNKDGSLRQDKALSINKLGHAMHDLDPRFDAFSRTPELAALATELGLKQPLLLQSMYIFKQPYIGGEVNSHQDSTFLYTDPPTCLGFWFALEDATLENGCLWALPGGHTLGLKKRFVRAPGGGTAFQVLDATPLPQEGFVPLEVKKGTLVVLHGLLPHKSGANTSPRSRHAYSVHLIDGAASYPEDNWLRRSPEMPARGF; encoded by the coding sequence ATGAGCCGGGCCGATGACTTCGAGCGACAGGGCTTCCTCGTGCTGCCGGACTTCGTCCCGGCGGCCTCGTGCGACGCCCTGAAGGCTCGCGCCGAGGAGCTGGTGGCGGGCTTCCAGCCCGAGACGATCTCCATCTTCACCACCCACGAGCAGACGCGGACCTCGGACGAGTACTTCCTGTCCTCCGGGGACCGGATCCGGTTCTTCTTCGAGGAGGGGGCCTTCAACAAGGACGGCTCGCTGCGGCAGGACAAGGCGCTGTCGATCAACAAGCTCGGCCACGCGATGCATGACCTGGACCCGCGCTTCGACGCGTTCTCCCGCACGCCGGAGCTGGCCGCCCTAGCCACGGAGCTGGGCCTGAAGCAGCCGCTGCTGCTCCAGTCCATGTACATCTTCAAGCAGCCCTATATCGGTGGCGAGGTGAACAGCCACCAGGACTCGACGTTCCTCTACACGGATCCGCCCACGTGCCTGGGCTTCTGGTTCGCGCTGGAGGACGCCACGCTGGAGAACGGCTGCCTGTGGGCGCTGCCCGGCGGACACACGCTGGGCCTGAAGAAGCGCTTCGTGCGCGCGCCGGGAGGCGGCACCGCGTTCCAGGTGCTGGACGCCACGCCCCTGCCCCAGGAGGGCTTCGTCCCCCTGGAGGTGAAGAAGGGCACGCTGGTGGTGCTCCACGGGCTGCTGCCGCACAAGAGCGGCGCCAACACCTCGCCGAGGAGCCGCCACGCCTACTCGGTGCACCTCATCGACGGCGCGGCCAGCTATCCCGAGGACAACTGGCTGCGCCGCTCCCCGGAGATGCCGGCGCGAGGCTTCTAG
- a CDS encoding NAD(P)/FAD-dependent oxidoreductase: MAGLLGARVLSDFFEEVIVLERDPAPDGPEARKGVPQGRHAHGLLDAGLQVLESLFPGLVKEMYAEGGERMDMGRDAAWHTAGSWKPRYVSGIELILCTRTWLEWKVRGRVGALRQVKLRQGCSVDGLLLDEARTRVTGVKVRSPEGEETLTADLVVDTGGRGSRAPNWLEALGFGRPEEEKVGLQLAYTSRFFEPPAHYKGDWKMMAVFPRAPEEWRGGFIAKVEGGRWLVTLHGYFGDYPPTTDEGFLEFARALPKPDLWEAIRDARPLSEAVMHKVPSSRLLHYERMERFPEGFVLLGDSVCALNPVYGQGMTVCSLSARLLGEVVARQAQSSPGSILGLSRDFQNKLARLLGIPWRMGTTMDLKYPQAEGQRYPGLGLLHWGFGTLIDFTSVNTLACRQFYEVMHMRRGMEALMRPDLLAAFAAYGLKSLFVPFPQRANVHSLPQAPAQASEGA, encoded by the coding sequence ATGGCGGGCCTCTTGGGCGCGCGAGTGCTCTCGGACTTCTTCGAGGAGGTGATCGTCCTCGAGAGGGACCCGGCTCCCGATGGGCCCGAGGCGCGCAAGGGCGTTCCTCAAGGACGACATGCCCACGGCCTTCTCGATGCGGGGCTCCAGGTCCTGGAGTCTCTCTTCCCGGGGCTGGTGAAGGAGATGTACGCCGAGGGTGGTGAGCGCATGGACATGGGGCGCGACGCCGCCTGGCACACGGCGGGCTCGTGGAAGCCGCGCTACGTCAGCGGCATCGAGCTCATCCTCTGCACGCGCACGTGGCTGGAGTGGAAGGTGCGCGGCCGCGTCGGCGCGCTCCGCCAGGTCAAGCTGCGCCAGGGCTGCTCGGTGGATGGGCTGCTGCTGGATGAGGCGCGCACCCGCGTCACGGGCGTGAAGGTGCGCTCGCCCGAGGGCGAGGAGACGCTCACCGCGGATCTCGTCGTGGACACCGGAGGCCGCGGCTCGCGCGCGCCCAACTGGCTGGAGGCGCTGGGCTTCGGCAGGCCCGAGGAGGAGAAGGTCGGCCTGCAGCTGGCCTACACGAGCCGGTTCTTCGAGCCGCCCGCGCACTACAAGGGCGACTGGAAGATGATGGCCGTGTTCCCCCGCGCGCCCGAGGAGTGGCGCGGCGGCTTCATCGCGAAGGTGGAGGGCGGACGCTGGCTCGTCACGCTCCACGGGTACTTCGGTGACTACCCGCCCACCACGGACGAGGGCTTCCTGGAGTTCGCGCGCGCGCTGCCCAAGCCGGACCTCTGGGAGGCCATCCGCGACGCCCGGCCGCTCAGCGAGGCCGTCATGCACAAGGTGCCCTCGAGCCGGCTGCTGCACTACGAGCGGATGGAGCGCTTCCCGGAGGGCTTCGTCCTCCTGGGAGACTCCGTGTGCGCCCTCAACCCCGTCTACGGTCAGGGCATGACGGTGTGCAGCCTGAGCGCGCGGCTGCTCGGAGAGGTCGTCGCCCGTCAGGCGCAGTCCTCGCCGGGTTCGATCCTGGGCCTGTCGCGCGACTTCCAGAACAAGCTGGCGCGGCTGCTGGGCATCCCCTGGCGCATGGGCACCACCATGGACCTGAAGTACCCGCAGGCGGAGGGCCAGCGCTACCCGGGGCTGGGGCTGCTGCACTGGGGCTTCGGCACCCTGATCGACTTCACCTCGGTGAACACGCTGGCGTGCCGCCAGTTCTACGAGGTGATGCACATGCGCCGCGGCATGGAGGCGCTGATGCGGCCGGACCTGCTCGCGGCCTTCGCCGCCTACGGGCTCAAGAGCCTCTTCGTGCCCTTCCCGCAGCGGGCCAACGTGCACTCGCTGCCGCAGGCTCCGGCCCAGGCCAGCGAGGGCGCCTAG
- a CDS encoding DMT family transporter, translated as MAFSPAPLPASTLKVSLAYCICFITWGSTWAVAKVGLEDLPPLRLVGVRMLVAGLVLLPFSRARVGALGAGTLVRLVGIGTLQISIPFGMMFIGQQWIPSSWSALLFSTYPVWVLLVGRVLMRDQHLTPRKLLAAGLGLAGVVALQHAELGSLSVSGPVMLGGLLLLGSAGLIAVANVLVKQYMGHVPPHLLVCVQTLSGAIPLLAASLLMEADAPSHWTPRAVFALLWLALGGTVVTYQLLYWLLPRISLPALGAMAMLDTLVAVVLGVMVLDEPLTLSVLLGGALILSAAGLANLAPPEQPVLPDTQARKRSSG; from the coding sequence ATGGCTTTTTCCCCGGCTCCCCTCCCAGCGAGCACGCTAAAGGTCTCATTGGCGTATTGCATTTGTTTCATCACCTGGGGATCAACGTGGGCGGTGGCGAAGGTGGGTCTGGAGGATCTGCCACCGCTGCGCCTGGTGGGTGTGAGGATGCTGGTGGCGGGGCTGGTGTTGCTGCCCTTCTCGCGCGCGCGTGTGGGAGCGCTGGGAGCAGGCACCCTGGTGCGGCTCGTCGGCATCGGCACGCTGCAGATCAGCATCCCCTTCGGGATGATGTTCATCGGTCAGCAGTGGATCCCCTCGAGCTGGTCCGCGCTGCTCTTCTCCACCTACCCGGTGTGGGTGCTCCTGGTGGGAAGGGTGCTGATGCGTGATCAGCACCTGACGCCCCGCAAGCTGCTGGCGGCGGGGCTCGGGCTCGCGGGGGTGGTGGCGCTGCAACACGCCGAGCTCGGCTCCCTGTCGGTCTCCGGCCCGGTGATGCTGGGGGGTCTTCTTCTACTGGGTTCGGCGGGACTCATCGCCGTGGCCAACGTGCTGGTGAAACAATACATGGGGCATGTCCCTCCGCACCTGCTGGTATGCGTGCAGACCCTGAGCGGCGCCATACCCCTTCTGGCGGCGTCCCTGCTCATGGAGGCGGATGCCCCGTCGCACTGGACGCCGCGGGCGGTGTTCGCCTTGCTGTGGCTGGCGCTGGGCGGGACGGTGGTGACGTACCAGCTGCTGTACTGGCTGCTGCCGCGCATCTCCCTGCCCGCGCTCGGGGCCATGGCGATGTTGGACACGCTGGTGGCGGTCGTGCTCGGCGTGATGGTGCTGGATGAGCCACTGACACTCTCCGTGTTGCTCGGAGGAGCGCTCATCCTCTCGGCCGCGGGCCTGGCCAACCTGGCGCCGCCCGAGCAGCCCGTGCTTCCGGACACGCAGGCTCGCAAGAGAAGCAGCGGCTGA